In Actinomadura citrea, a single window of DNA contains:
- a CDS encoding helix-turn-helix domain-containing protein: MARVDRLDPDHNLWHWLSVDLRVWREERNLSQVNVAQICGVDNSTVSNWESGSAKIPQRHTETLDRIWRTRGHFARLRGLADSSHDPNWFQQFAAYERRASTISPYSALVIHGLLQTPDYMRALIIGGQNIEDVDAAVEERVARQEVLSGSHPPNLWVLIKESVLWDIIGSMEIMRAQLAHLIEVSQRRNVVVRAVPRSVGAHPGVDGSFTLLEVDRKGVAWSAAVGGGRLVTDPAKVHDYRVRYDRIGADALSRDSTRNLIAKVMEAM, translated from the coding sequence ATGGCGCGAGTGGATCGCTTGGACCCCGACCACAACCTGTGGCACTGGTTGTCCGTTGACCTGCGAGTTTGGCGCGAGGAGCGCAATCTTTCCCAGGTGAATGTAGCCCAGATCTGCGGCGTTGATAATTCCACAGTTTCGAACTGGGAATCGGGCAGCGCGAAAATCCCCCAACGACACACCGAAACTCTTGATCGAATTTGGCGCACTCGTGGCCACTTCGCCCGACTTCGGGGCCTTGCTGACAGCAGCCACGACCCGAACTGGTTCCAGCAGTTCGCCGCATACGAACGGCGAGCTTCAACCATCAGCCCATACTCAGCACTGGTGATCCATGGGCTCCTGCAGACTCCGGACTACATGCGCGCGTTGATCATCGGCGGCCAGAACATCGAAGATGTGGATGCCGCAGTCGAAGAGCGCGTGGCGAGGCAGGAAGTCCTGTCAGGGTCACATCCACCCAATCTCTGGGTGCTGATCAAAGAGTCAGTCCTCTGGGACATCATCGGCTCTATGGAGATCATGAGAGCACAACTTGCACATCTGATCGAGGTGAGCCAACGCCGCAACGTCGTCGTTCGTGCCGTGCCGCGCAGCGTAGGAGCACATCCAGGAGTTGATGGCTCCTTCACCCTCCTCGAAGTAGATCGAAAGGGAGTGGCTTGGTCGGCGGCGGTTGGCGGCGGGCGTCTAGTCACGGATCCTGCCAAGGTCCATGACTACCGGGTACGGTATGACCGAATTGGCGCTGATGCCCTGTCCCGAGACTCCACGCGGAATCTCATAGCCAAGGTCATGGAGGCAATGTGA
- a CDS encoding DUF397 domain-containing protein codes for MSKPMWRKSQRSGTGGAGGEECVEVAALAEGRGIRDSKAPDTGHLALSPSGFAHFIACVKRGDMDI; via the coding sequence ATGAGCAAGCCAATGTGGCGCAAGTCCCAGCGAAGCGGCACAGGTGGTGCTGGCGGCGAAGAATGTGTGGAGGTGGCCGCTCTCGCTGAGGGACGCGGCATCAGGGACAGCAAGGCACCCGACACCGGCCACCTGGCCCTCTCCCCCTCAGGGTTCGCGCACTTCATCGCCTGCGTGAAGCGCGGGGACATGGACATCTGA
- a CDS encoding MerR family transcriptional regulator has protein sequence MRIGELSRRTGVHERLLRYYEEQHLLHPQRRPSGYREYDEADVGTVRRIRSLLAAGLSTASIATILPCLRDEDERLVPTCSDLLADLFRERERITKAITDLEISRSALDDVIAAAPADVAARAIEGATAPAPER, from the coding sequence GTGCGGATCGGTGAGCTGTCCCGCAGGACCGGCGTACATGAACGGCTGCTGCGTTACTACGAGGAGCAGCACCTGCTCCACCCGCAGCGGCGTCCCAGCGGCTACCGCGAATACGACGAGGCGGACGTGGGCACCGTGCGCCGTATCCGCAGCCTGCTCGCCGCCGGCCTGAGCACCGCCTCCATCGCCACGATCCTCCCCTGCCTGCGCGACGAGGACGAGCGCCTGGTGCCGACATGCTCCGACCTGCTCGCCGACCTGTTCAGGGAGCGCGAGCGGATCACCAAGGCCATCACCGACCTGGAAATCTCCCGGTCCGCGCTCGACGACGTGATCGCCGCTGCACCCGCCGACGTCGCCGCACGCGCGATCGAGGGAGCGACGGCTCCCGCCCCCGAACGGTAA
- a CDS encoding MFS transporter, with protein MSKSFASLAALCASVFVVGTSEYLVAGILPEIGADLQVAQGTAGQTVTAYALGVVIGGPVVTVATARLPRKGLAIGLMLLFAAGSALSALAPTLEMLLAGRVISSLSHAAFLALALVMATSVVPEHKTGSAIATVASGFTVATLLGVPLGSLLGHAAGWRAPFAVLTALTLASVALLVLVLPRQQAPAMSVRDELRVVTRKPVLLAIATTAVGFSGVAVVFTYIAPLLTRVTGFSPAAVSALLLAYGAGSFLGNLAAGKLTDKSMTATVRGVFGGLTGVLAATPFAAAWQPTAVLAVLVLGLLATATIAPLQGLILRHAGAAPTLAVSVNVGAFNLGAAAGSALGGLLVAAGALRWTGLAGAVLSLTGLALTYLILPRNSTTPQTDNAAVSIAA; from the coding sequence ATGAGCAAGAGCTTCGCCTCACTCGCAGCCTTGTGCGCGAGCGTCTTCGTCGTCGGCACGTCGGAATACCTGGTCGCGGGCATACTGCCCGAGATCGGCGCGGATCTTCAGGTCGCACAGGGCACCGCCGGGCAGACGGTGACCGCCTACGCGCTGGGGGTGGTGATCGGCGGTCCTGTGGTGACGGTGGCGACCGCGCGGCTGCCCCGCAAGGGCCTGGCGATCGGGCTGATGCTGCTGTTCGCCGCGGGCAGCGCGCTCAGCGCCCTGGCCCCGACGTTGGAGATGCTGCTGGCCGGGCGGGTGATCTCCTCGCTCAGCCACGCCGCGTTCCTGGCACTGGCGCTGGTGATGGCCACCAGCGTGGTGCCTGAGCACAAGACCGGCTCGGCGATCGCCACCGTCGCCTCCGGGTTCACCGTGGCCACTTTGCTCGGAGTTCCCCTGGGCTCGCTGCTGGGACACGCTGCCGGGTGGCGCGCCCCGTTCGCGGTGCTCACCGCGCTCACCCTGGCCTCCGTCGCGTTGCTGGTCCTGGTGCTGCCGAGGCAGCAGGCGCCGGCCATGAGCGTGCGCGACGAACTGCGTGTGGTGACCCGCAAGCCGGTGCTGCTGGCCATCGCCACCACCGCGGTCGGCTTCTCCGGTGTCGCCGTCGTGTTCACCTACATCGCGCCCCTGCTCACCCGCGTCACCGGCTTCTCCCCGGCCGCCGTCTCCGCCCTGCTGCTCGCCTACGGCGCGGGCAGCTTCCTGGGCAACCTGGCCGCCGGGAAGCTGACCGACAAGTCCATGACCGCGACCGTGCGCGGCGTGTTCGGCGGCCTGACCGGCGTGCTGGCGGCCACGCCGTTCGCCGCCGCCTGGCAGCCCACCGCTGTTCTCGCCGTCCTCGTCCTGGGCCTGCTCGCCACCGCCACCATCGCCCCCTTGCAGGGCCTGATCCTGCGCCACGCCGGGGCGGCGCCGACCCTGGCGGTCTCCGTCAACGTAGGCGCGTTCAACCTGGGCGCCGCCGCCGGCTCCGCCCTCGGCGGGCTCCTCGTCGCCGCGGGCGCGCTGCGCTGGACCGGACTGGCCGGAGCCGTGCTGAGCCTGACCGGCCTGGCCCTGACCTACCTGATCCTGCCCCGCAACAGCACCACGCCGCAGACCGACAACGCCGCGGTCTCCATCGCCGCCTGA
- a CDS encoding ABC transporter ATP-binding protein, which produces MTAPAPAHAAVPVAPVQLYQVSRHYGTGEARVQALADVSVTFPAGSWTAVMGPSGSGKSTLLHCAAGLDRVTSGRVLLAGQDVTHATDATLTGLRRRAVGFVFQNFNLIGSLTAEQNVALPLKLAGARPSRRDVRAALADVGLDDRARHRPRELSGGQQQRVAIARAMVTRPSVLFADEPTGALDTGSARTVLRLLRRMVDTEGQTVVMVTHDPVAAASADAVVFLSDGRVADRLPRPSAAQVAERLTRLEG; this is translated from the coding sequence TTGACGGCTCCCGCCCCCGCGCATGCCGCCGTCCCGGTCGCGCCGGTGCAGCTGTACCAGGTGAGCAGGCACTACGGGACGGGCGAAGCGCGGGTTCAGGCCCTGGCCGACGTCAGCGTGACCTTCCCCGCCGGTTCCTGGACCGCCGTGATGGGCCCCTCCGGTTCGGGGAAGTCGACCTTGCTGCACTGCGCCGCGGGCCTGGACCGGGTGACCTCGGGGCGCGTCCTGCTCGCCGGGCAGGACGTCACCCACGCCACCGACGCGACGCTGACCGGGCTGCGCCGCCGCGCCGTGGGGTTCGTCTTCCAGAACTTCAACCTGATCGGCTCGCTCACCGCCGAGCAGAACGTCGCGCTCCCGCTGAAACTGGCCGGCGCCCGGCCGTCGCGCCGGGACGTGCGGGCCGCCCTCGCCGACGTGGGCCTGGACGACCGCGCGCGGCACCGTCCGCGCGAGCTGTCGGGCGGGCAGCAGCAGCGGGTGGCGATCGCCCGCGCCATGGTGACGCGGCCTTCGGTGCTGTTCGCCGACGAACCCACCGGGGCCCTGGACACCGGATCGGCCCGCACGGTCCTGCGGCTGCTGCGCCGCATGGTCGACACCGAGGGGCAGACCGTCGTGATGGTCACCCACGACCCGGTAGCGGCGGCGAGCGCCGACGCGGTCGTGTTCCTGTCCGACGGCCGGGTCGCGGACCGCCTGCCGCGCCCGTCCGCCGCCCAGGTCGCCGAGCGGCTCACCCGGTTGGAGGGCTGA
- the infA gene encoding translation initiation factor IF-1 produces MTRNKHGLELEGKVVECLRAAMFTVEFENGHRVLAHISGKMRQNYIKIYLEDRVLVELSPYDLTRGRIVFRYRN; encoded by the coding sequence ATGACGAGGAACAAGCACGGCCTCGAACTCGAAGGCAAGGTCGTCGAGTGCCTGCGCGCCGCCATGTTCACCGTGGAGTTCGAGAACGGCCACCGCGTGCTCGCGCACATCAGCGGCAAGATGCGCCAGAACTACATCAAGATCTACCTGGAGGACCGGGTACTGGTGGAGCTCTCGCCGTACGACCTGACGCGCGGCCGGATCGTCTTCCGCTACCGCAACTAG
- a CDS encoding rhodanese-like domain-containing protein, with protein sequence MTALIARDELKAAIETGSVTVLDTLGGEYYAKQHLPGAVELVLADVDAQAPTLLPDRDAAIVTYCSNPACANSGQVADRLTALGYTNVRKYREGIQDWVEADLPTESA encoded by the coding sequence ATGACCGCACTCATCGCTCGCGACGAGCTGAAGGCCGCGATCGAGACGGGCTCCGTGACCGTCCTCGACACCCTGGGCGGCGAGTACTACGCCAAGCAGCACCTGCCCGGCGCCGTCGAGCTGGTCCTGGCCGACGTCGACGCCCAGGCGCCGACCCTGCTCCCTGACCGCGACGCCGCGATCGTCACCTACTGCTCGAACCCGGCATGCGCCAACAGTGGCCAGGTCGCCGACCGGCTCACCGCCCTGGGCTACACCAACGTCCGCAAGTACCGCGAGGGCATCCAGGACTGGGTGGAGGCCGACCTCCCCACCGAGTCCGCCTGA
- a CDS encoding ATP-binding protein encodes MRDKRPSKAPNEFALRWRAYPESVYLTRSLVSQACEAWGLARLDYVGRTIMSELATNAVVHAVEGHEIQAWVTLVDLAIEFRVWDPSHAPPVVPEADVEAEGGRGLMMVRLLATGGCGYRHVGGGRGKVVWARLTL; translated from the coding sequence ATGCGGGACAAGCGTCCGTCAAAGGCGCCGAACGAGTTCGCTCTCCGCTGGCGCGCTTATCCCGAGAGCGTGTATCTGACGCGGTCGCTCGTGTCTCAGGCGTGTGAGGCATGGGGGCTGGCTCGTCTCGACTATGTCGGGCGGACGATCATGTCGGAGCTGGCGACGAACGCCGTGGTGCACGCCGTCGAGGGGCACGAGATCCAGGCGTGGGTCACGCTCGTGGACCTTGCCATCGAGTTCCGGGTGTGGGACCCGTCCCACGCGCCACCGGTGGTACCGGAAGCCGATGTCGAGGCCGAGGGCGGGCGGGGCCTGATGATGGTGAGGCTCCTCGCTACGGGCGGCTGCGGATACCGGCACGTCGGCGGCGGTCGCGGCAAGGTCGTCTGGGCGCGGCTGACCCTCTAG
- a CDS encoding MerR family transcriptional regulator — MGDHAIDGGATVGAAADLVGVTVRTLHHWDEIGLAPPSGRTSAGYRLYTASDLDRLHRVVAYRETGLGLDAIRSVLDDATTEIGARLREQRSRLAERIRGLQQLDERLERMTDAHERGILLGDEEQTEIFGEDWDPRRSETARSVWGGSVQWAQFAERSASRTRAQWQTLAAAMGALQHDLADAMGRGTAPGSPDADALVERHRELFSTFFPLTRQMQVCLGRMFETDAGFASHYDGISEGLATWFRQIIDESARGHGIDPETATWQ; from the coding sequence ATGGGTGACCACGCGATCGATGGCGGCGCGACGGTCGGCGCTGCCGCCGACCTCGTCGGCGTGACCGTTCGCACCCTCCATCACTGGGATGAGATCGGGTTGGCGCCGCCGTCCGGTCGCACGTCGGCGGGGTATCGCCTCTACACCGCATCGGATCTCGATCGCCTGCACAGGGTGGTGGCGTATCGGGAGACCGGCCTCGGGCTGGACGCGATCCGGTCGGTGCTCGATGACGCGACCACGGAGATCGGTGCCAGGCTGCGCGAGCAGCGCTCCCGGCTCGCCGAGCGCATTCGTGGCCTCCAGCAGCTCGACGAGCGGCTGGAGCGGATGACCGATGCCCACGAGCGCGGCATTCTTCTCGGCGACGAGGAGCAGACGGAGATCTTCGGAGAGGACTGGGACCCGCGCCGGTCGGAAACGGCCCGATCCGTCTGGGGTGGTTCCGTGCAGTGGGCGCAGTTCGCCGAGCGTTCCGCGTCCCGCACGCGCGCCCAATGGCAGACGCTCGCCGCCGCGATGGGCGCGCTCCAACACGACCTGGCCGACGCGATGGGGCGCGGGACCGCTCCTGGCAGCCCGGATGCGGACGCGCTCGTCGAGCGGCACCGCGAACTGTTCTCCACCTTCTTTCCGCTGACCCGGCAGATGCAGGTGTGCTTGGGGCGCATGTTCGAGACCGACGCCGGCTTCGCATCGCACTACGACGGGATCAGTGAGGGCCTCGCCACCTGGTTCCGTCAGATCATCGACGAGTCCGCCCGCGGTCACGGCATCGACCCCGAGACCGCGACCTGGCAGTAG
- a CDS encoding VOC family protein, which produces MSDFFNAFEMSPVPAPGPDAVAPDPFRGIYGMPMFVTIPTDDLEASTDFWVRGLGFIELFGIPGQVVHLRRWAFQDVLLVPATADTATPSASGMRVSFSVVLGQLDPLAAACRVLRPGNVTDPRDTPWNTRDVEVITPEGVRVVLTAARPFDPESAEGKYLASVGIVAPDTAADDDNGVHG; this is translated from the coding sequence ATGAGCGATTTCTTCAATGCCTTCGAGATGAGTCCTGTGCCCGCGCCGGGCCCGGATGCGGTCGCACCGGATCCGTTCCGCGGGATCTACGGGATGCCCATGTTCGTGACGATCCCAACGGACGATCTGGAAGCATCGACCGATTTCTGGGTGCGGGGTCTCGGCTTCATCGAACTGTTCGGCATTCCCGGCCAGGTGGTGCATCTGCGCCGGTGGGCGTTCCAGGACGTTCTGCTTGTGCCGGCGACCGCGGACACCGCGACGCCCAGCGCGTCAGGGATGCGGGTGAGCTTCTCGGTCGTCCTCGGTCAGCTCGATCCTCTCGCCGCGGCCTGCCGCGTGCTTCGGCCGGGGAACGTGACGGACCCTCGTGACACCCCGTGGAACACCCGTGATGTCGAGGTGATCACCCCGGAGGGCGTGCGCGTGGTGCTGACCGCGGCGAGGCCGTTCGATCCCGAGAGCGCTGAGGGGAAGTACCTCGCATCGGTCGGGATCGTCGCCCCGGACACGGCGGCGGATGACGACAATGGCGTTCATGGGTGA
- a CDS encoding GNAT family N-acetyltransferase, translated as MRITRVADRHWHALDDDLVVGRGYAEHRPDGRLFVSIDAWHDAAFDQLAEAMSAELPAPLYAVVDEADVALTARWRRAGFRIRRREWEYVIPTDPRATGLEEVLPPPGVTIVPAGQADEGMLRAVDRAVRDEVEATVGWWQSMPAEVLPRSEDDTIVDPSKYAVAAAPDRYLGLIRVVTVRRPRIGLVAVRAGEQRRGIARALLAHALGTLHRSGFATAWAEVQESNQAASALVEGIGARSVSSNLELVR; from the coding sequence GTGAGAATCACGCGCGTCGCGGACAGGCACTGGCACGCACTGGACGACGACCTGGTGGTCGGCCGCGGATATGCGGAGCACCGGCCCGACGGACGCCTGTTCGTCAGCATCGACGCCTGGCACGACGCCGCCTTCGACCAGCTCGCCGAGGCGATGTCGGCGGAACTGCCGGCACCGCTGTACGCGGTGGTCGATGAAGCCGATGTCGCATTGACGGCCAGGTGGCGCCGAGCCGGTTTCAGGATCCGGCGCCGCGAGTGGGAGTACGTCATCCCAACCGACCCGCGGGCCACGGGGCTCGAAGAGGTCCTGCCGCCTCCGGGCGTGACGATCGTCCCCGCCGGTCAGGCGGACGAGGGCATGCTGCGCGCGGTGGACCGCGCTGTCCGTGACGAGGTCGAGGCGACCGTCGGGTGGTGGCAGTCGATGCCCGCGGAGGTGCTCCCCCGCTCCGAAGACGACACCATCGTCGACCCGTCGAAGTACGCGGTGGCCGCGGCGCCGGACCGCTACCTGGGGCTGATCCGGGTGGTGACGGTCAGACGGCCGCGCATCGGGCTGGTCGCGGTCCGGGCCGGCGAGCAGCGCCGCGGCATCGCGCGGGCCCTGCTGGCCCACGCGCTGGGGACGCTCCACCGCTCCGGTTTCGCCACGGCCTGGGCCGAAGTCCAGGAGTCCAACCAGGCGGCGTCGGCACTGGTCGAGGGCATCGGGGCCCGGTCGGTGAGCAGCAACCTGGAGCTGGTCCGATGA
- a CDS encoding FtsX-like permease family protein: MLRISASTVRDRWPLFAGALFTVSLGVALVQSSVIVLVSTGEPKIPPGASGRTAEQIREGYVGAATLLGMATPLAMFLAVFIVGSTFAFAVEQRRKDLALLRMLGGSRPQLVRLLLGEAFLLGLAGSVLGILLGVPGTWLQARLLIGIGLLPRGFSAHWSPGILLLSPGVGIGVAVFGVLSASYRAARVRPLDALRDAPRAARVMTVGRWLSGVSSLALTVMLVTAGHGADLLGALLIGMAVSIFGSIALSALSPLAVPLVGRVLGTVLRTGVLGELAQANLRDAVRRSASTAAPVIVLVGLLVGLTGALNSLARATGADLERITAADLVVSSDGAAAARIPQIPGVALASPQSQVEMSVTSRHRVEGRSYRQTRYSGITAVDGAAYRRTHRLTLRSGSLDALHGRTVAIGPQLAAEGVRSGTVTARIGSRKVELRTVARLPEVLENGSDNFLVPRDLVPAEMLADAPTETLVQVAPGTSAQAVAARIRAAGGGEVRTLHQWADARVADQQRGTMGIMAVLMGMSGLYAAIAVINAVVIAAAERRTEFAVARATGLTRAQVVRMAVIESAAVTFIGLSLGALVAAGALAGFFPKMHGVRVLAVPWTLLGLLTVAAPAITAAAAALTAAAATRPSPTALVAARE; encoded by the coding sequence GTGCTGCGCATCTCCGCCAGCACCGTCCGGGACCGCTGGCCGCTGTTCGCCGGGGCGCTGTTCACCGTCTCCCTGGGCGTGGCGCTGGTGCAGTCGTCGGTGATCGTGCTGGTCTCGACGGGCGAGCCGAAGATTCCGCCGGGCGCCTCCGGCCGGACGGCCGAGCAGATCCGGGAGGGGTACGTCGGGGCCGCCACGCTGCTGGGCATGGCCACACCGCTGGCGATGTTCCTGGCGGTGTTCATCGTGGGCTCGACGTTCGCCTTCGCCGTGGAGCAGCGGCGCAAGGACCTCGCCCTGCTGCGCATGCTCGGCGGGAGCCGTCCGCAACTGGTCAGGCTGCTGCTGGGCGAGGCGTTCCTGCTGGGCCTCGCGGGCAGCGTCCTCGGGATCCTCCTGGGCGTGCCGGGCACCTGGCTCCAGGCCCGGCTGCTGATCGGAATCGGGCTGCTCCCCCGCGGCTTCTCCGCGCACTGGTCTCCCGGGATCCTGCTGCTGTCGCCGGGCGTGGGGATCGGCGTCGCGGTCTTCGGAGTGCTGTCCGCCTCCTATCGGGCGGCCCGGGTCCGTCCGCTGGACGCCTTGCGCGACGCCCCGCGCGCGGCCCGGGTGATGACCGTCGGCCGCTGGCTGTCGGGGGTGTCCTCCCTGGCCCTGACGGTCATGCTAGTCACGGCCGGGCACGGCGCCGACCTGCTGGGCGCCCTGCTGATCGGGATGGCCGTGTCGATCTTCGGATCGATCGCCCTCAGCGCGCTGAGCCCGCTCGCCGTCCCGCTGGTCGGCCGGGTGCTCGGGACGGTGCTGCGCACCGGCGTGCTCGGCGAGCTGGCGCAGGCGAACCTGCGCGACGCGGTACGGCGCAGCGCCTCGACGGCCGCGCCCGTCATCGTCCTGGTCGGCCTGCTGGTCGGCCTGACCGGCGCGCTGAACTCGCTGGCCCGCGCCACCGGCGCGGACCTCGAACGGATCACCGCCGCCGACCTGGTGGTCAGCTCGGACGGGGCCGCCGCCGCCCGGATTCCGCAGATTCCCGGCGTCGCCCTGGCGTCCCCGCAGAGCCAGGTCGAGATGTCGGTGACGTCCCGGCATCGTGTGGAAGGCCGTTCCTACCGGCAGACCCGCTATTCGGGAATCACCGCCGTGGACGGCGCCGCCTACCGGCGCACCCACCGCCTCACCCTGCGCTCCGGCTCCCTGGACGCGCTGCACGGCCGCACCGTCGCGATCGGCCCCCAGCTGGCCGCCGAAGGCGTCCGCAGCGGCACCGTCACGGCACGGATCGGCTCCCGCAAGGTCGAGCTGCGCACCGTCGCGCGCCTGCCGGAAGTCCTGGAGAACGGCAGCGACAACTTCCTGGTGCCGCGCGACCTCGTCCCTGCCGAGATGCTCGCGGACGCGCCCACGGAGACCCTGGTGCAGGTCGCCCCCGGCACATCGGCGCAGGCGGTCGCCGCCCGGATCCGCGCCGCCGGAGGCGGCGAGGTGCGCACCCTTCACCAGTGGGCGGACGCCAGAGTGGCGGACCAGCAGCGCGGCACCATGGGGATCATGGCCGTCCTGATGGGCATGTCCGGCCTCTACGCCGCCATCGCGGTCATCAACGCCGTCGTGATCGCCGCCGCCGAACGCCGCACCGAGTTCGCCGTCGCCCGCGCCACCGGCCTGACCCGCGCCCAGGTCGTCCGGATGGCCGTCATCGAGTCCGCGGCGGTCACCTTCATCGGCCTGTCCCTGGGGGCCCTGGTCGCAGCGGGGGCTTTGGCGGGCTTCTTTCCGAAGATGCACGGCGTGCGCGTCCTCGCCGTGCCCTGGACCCTCCTCGGCCTGCTGACCGTGGCCGCCCCGGCCATCACCGCCGCAGCCGCCGCCCTGACCGCAGCGGCGGCGACCAGGCCGTCCCCCACGGCCCTGGTCGCCGCCCGCGAATAG
- a CDS encoding NADP-dependent oxidoreductase → MHAIQIDRHGGPDVLTVHDIAEPALVAGEVLIRTTASSLNPVDWKTRAWEVGPPLPATLGWDLSGRIVAGTDPAHQVGAAVIAMSAQIATGRGTWSEHVALPGHLVTTAPTTIPLADAAALPLAGVTALQALRTAELAAGERILVIGAAGAVGGLAVQLARRTGAHADALVSRPGHEHAARELGAQQVWHRPDDLPRDRYPVILDTAGVDAGAALAPRGRYVSIADHPLPDVPGAQKSYVQEDAADLAHLAHLVDTQELRLRIADRYQYTDIRAAHERYEAGGLLGKILITF, encoded by the coding sequence ATGCATGCCATCCAGATCGACCGCCACGGCGGCCCCGACGTCCTGACCGTCCACGACATCGCCGAACCCGCCCTCGTCGCCGGAGAAGTCCTCATCCGCACCACAGCCAGCAGCCTCAACCCGGTGGACTGGAAGACCCGAGCCTGGGAGGTCGGCCCGCCGCTGCCGGCCACGCTCGGCTGGGACCTCTCCGGCCGGATCGTCGCCGGCACCGACCCCGCTCACCAAGTCGGCGCGGCCGTTATCGCCATGTCCGCGCAGATCGCCACCGGCCGCGGCACCTGGTCCGAGCACGTGGCTCTGCCCGGCCATCTGGTGACCACAGCGCCGACCACCATCCCGTTGGCCGACGCTGCGGCCCTGCCCCTGGCCGGGGTGACCGCCCTGCAGGCCCTGCGCACCGCCGAACTGGCCGCCGGCGAGCGCATCCTGGTCATCGGCGCGGCTGGGGCGGTCGGCGGCCTGGCCGTCCAGCTCGCCCGTCGAACCGGCGCTCACGCCGACGCCCTGGTCTCCCGGCCCGGACACGAACACGCCGCCCGGGAGCTCGGCGCACAGCAGGTCTGGCACCGCCCGGACGACCTGCCCCGCGACCGCTACCCGGTCATCCTCGACACCGCCGGCGTCGACGCGGGCGCCGCCCTCGCCCCCAGGGGACGCTACGTCTCCATCGCCGACCACCCCCTGCCCGACGTGCCCGGCGCCCAAAAGAGCTATGTCCAGGAGGACGCCGCCGACCTCGCCCACCTCGCTCACCTCGTCGACACCCAGGAACTGCGCCTGCGGATCGCCGACCGCTACCAGTACACCGACATCCGCGCCGCCCACGAGCGCTACGAAGCCGGCGGCCTGCTCGGCAAGATCCTCATCACCTTCTGA